The Parabacteroides sp. FAFU027 genome includes a window with the following:
- a CDS encoding ribonuclease E/G codes for MNSELIVDVTPKEVSIAVLEDKNLVELQKEAQNISFSVGDIYLGKVKKLMPGLNAAFVDVGYEKDAFLHYLDLGPNFASQNKFLRQTISDRKKTLSISKFQLLPEINKDGAITELLKSGQEILVQIAKEPISSKGPRLTAEISFAGRYLVLIPFADKVSVSQKIKSSEERQRLKQLVQSVKPKNFGVIVRTVAEGKKIAELDDELKMLAKRWEDCVVKLQRAKLPSLIFEETSRTGALLRDNFNPSFQSIHVNDPDVFNQVREYVEMIAPEKKDIVKLYEGNLPIFDNFGITKQIKSLFGKTVTFKSGAYLIIEHTEALHVIDVNSGNRSKSGKGQEENALDVNSAAAQEIARQLRLRDMGGIIVVDFIDMQEGENRQKLYEVMREAMSKDKAKHNILPLSKFGLMQITRQRVRPNMDITTTETCPVCFGNGTIKPSILFTDMLERKVDYLVNKLKVKTFSLHVHPYVASFINQGFFSLKWRWRCSYSFGLRIIPNQSLALLEYRFIDSDKNEIDLKEEIEIK; via the coding sequence GTGAATAGCGAACTCATCGTTGACGTTACCCCGAAAGAGGTCTCGATTGCGGTTCTGGAAGATAAAAATCTGGTAGAGCTGCAAAAAGAGGCGCAGAACATTTCGTTCTCTGTGGGTGATATCTATCTGGGAAAAGTGAAGAAGCTGATGCCCGGATTGAATGCTGCGTTCGTTGATGTCGGATACGAGAAAGATGCTTTTCTCCATTACCTTGATTTGGGGCCAAACTTCGCATCCCAAAACAAGTTTCTCAGACAAACTATTTCCGACCGCAAGAAAACTCTCTCCATCTCAAAATTCCAGCTACTTCCTGAAATCAATAAAGACGGTGCCATTACGGAACTGCTCAAAAGCGGACAGGAAATTCTGGTGCAAATCGCCAAAGAACCTATTTCTTCCAAAGGCCCCAGGCTTACTGCCGAAATTTCATTTGCCGGTCGTTATCTGGTGTTGATCCCGTTTGCCGATAAAGTATCGGTTTCGCAGAAAATCAAATCGTCAGAAGAGCGTCAGCGTCTGAAGCAGTTGGTTCAAAGCGTTAAACCGAAAAACTTTGGGGTAATCGTGCGTACGGTGGCTGAAGGTAAGAAGATTGCTGAGCTTGACGATGAGCTTAAAATGCTGGCTAAACGCTGGGAGGACTGTGTGGTGAAACTACAACGCGCCAAACTTCCTTCGCTGATTTTCGAAGAGACCAGTCGTACGGGGGCTTTGTTGCGTGATAACTTTAACCCTTCATTCCAAAGCATACACGTCAATGATCCGGATGTATTCAACCAGGTCAGGGAGTATGTGGAGATGATTGCTCCGGAGAAGAAGGATATTGTAAAGCTTTACGAGGGAAACCTGCCGATCTTTGATAATTTCGGTATCACCAAGCAGATTAAGTCTCTGTTTGGGAAAACCGTGACTTTCAAGAGTGGCGCTTACCTGATTATCGAACACACCGAAGCGCTTCATGTAATTGACGTAAACAGCGGTAACCGTTCGAAATCCGGAAAAGGGCAGGAAGAAAATGCCCTGGATGTAAACAGCGCTGCAGCACAGGAAATTGCCCGCCAGTTGAGGCTGCGCGATATGGGTGGTATTATTGTGGTGGACTTCATTGATATGCAGGAGGGTGAGAACCGTCAGAAGCTATATGAGGTGATGCGTGAGGCTATGTCGAAAGACAAAGCGAAACACAACATCCTGCCGTTGAGTAAATTTGGCCTGATGCAGATTACCCGCCAACGTGTTCGTCCGAATATGGATATTACCACGACGGAGACCTGCCCGGTTTGCTTTGGAAACGGCACTATCAAGCCATCGATCCTGTTTACCGATATGCTCGAACGTAAGGTAGATTATCTGGTGAATAAATTGAAGGTGAAGACTTTTTCATTGCATGTTCACCCTTATGTGGCTTCGTTCATTAATCAGGGATTCTTCTCATTGAAATGGAGATGGAGATGTTCATACAGCTTTGGATTGCGGATTATTCCGAACCAAAGTCTGGCGCTTTTGGAATATCGTTTTATTGATTCCGACAAAAACGAAATCGACCTGAAAGAGGAAATCGAAATTAAATAA
- a CDS encoding HU family DNA-binding protein, protein MTKADIVNEISLKTGIEKAAVLATVESFMDVVKDSLAKQDNVYLRGFGSFIIKKRAQKTARNISKNTTIVIPEHNIPSFKPAKTFMDTVKGE, encoded by the coding sequence ATGACAAAGGCTGATATTGTAAACGAGATTTCCCTTAAAACAGGGATTGAGAAAGCGGCTGTTTTGGCAACAGTTGAATCTTTCATGGATGTAGTAAAAGACTCTTTAGCTAAACAAGATAATGTTTACCTGAGAGGTTTCGGCAGCTTCATCATCAAGAAAAGAGCTCAAAAAACAGCTCGCAATATCTCTAAAAATACTACCATCGTTATTCCGGAACACAACATTCCTTCGTTCAAACCGGCTAAAACGTTTATGGACACTGTAAAAGGAGAATAA